One Alphaproteobacteria bacterium DNA segment encodes these proteins:
- the uxuA gene encoding mannonate dehydratase, giving the protein MRQTWRWFGENDPVTLENIKQAGAVGVVSALHHIYDGSTWPQHEVDRHRDTIRAAGLSWDVVESIPVRNEIKIASAKRSEAIGSWKDSMRAVAKAGVKTICYNFMPVVDWTRTDLMWALPNAGYSLRFDAIDFAAYDIFVLERPNSEGDYTPARVAEARTRFESLDDAQIATIEKNLIAGLPATERKFDRPAFKEALLDFTSMPDDEFRANLTYFLKEVTPVAEDLGVNLCIHPDDPPYSLFGMPRVVSTAEDARHLLKAYDSPNNGLTFCTGSYGARADNDLPAMAKEFGDRIHFTHLRNVTIEPDGSFHEAEHLDGDTDMVAVIDALMAEQQKRKDAGREDWLIPMRPDHGHLIADDIGKARINPGYSLIGRLKGLAELRGVIHALGATKYPTLGLN; this is encoded by the coding sequence ATGCGACAGACTTGGCGCTGGTTCGGCGAGAACGACCCGGTAACGCTCGAGAACATCAAACAGGCCGGTGCCGTCGGCGTCGTCTCGGCGCTCCATCACATCTATGACGGCTCGACCTGGCCGCAGCACGAGGTCGATCGCCATCGCGATACCATCAGAGCCGCGGGCCTGAGTTGGGACGTGGTCGAAAGCATTCCGGTGCGCAACGAAATCAAGATCGCAAGCGCCAAGCGATCCGAGGCGATCGGCAGCTGGAAGGATTCGATGCGCGCCGTCGCCAAGGCCGGCGTGAAGACGATTTGCTACAATTTCATGCCGGTGGTCGATTGGACCCGCACCGATTTGATGTGGGCGCTACCGAATGCCGGCTATTCGCTGCGCTTCGACGCAATCGACTTCGCCGCCTACGACATCTTTGTGCTGGAGCGGCCGAATTCCGAAGGCGACTACACGCCTGCGCGCGTCGCCGAGGCGAGAACGCGGTTCGAGTCCCTCGACGACGCGCAAATCGCGACGATCGAGAAGAACTTGATCGCCGGCCTGCCGGCGACCGAGCGCAAATTCGACCGTCCAGCGTTCAAGGAAGCGCTGCTCGACTTCACCTCGATGCCGGACGACGAGTTCCGCGCGAACCTCACATACTTCCTAAAGGAAGTGACGCCGGTCGCCGAGGATCTCGGCGTCAATCTGTGCATCCACCCCGACGATCCGCCCTACTCGCTATTCGGCATGCCGCGCGTCGTTTCGACGGCGGAGGACGCGCGTCATCTGTTGAAAGCCTACGACTCGCCGAATAACGGCCTCACCTTCTGCACGGGCTCCTACGGTGCGCGCGCCGACAACGATCTGCCGGCGATGGCGAAGGAATTCGGCGACCGCATCCATTTCACGCATCTGCGCAACGTGACGATCGAGCCGGACGGCTCGTTCCACGAGGCCGAACATCTCGACGGCGACACCGACATGGTCGCGGTGATCGACGCACTGATGGCCGAGCAGCAGAAGCGCAAGGATGCGGGCCGCGAAGACTGGCTGATCCCGATGCGCCCCGACCACGGGCATTTGATCGCCGACGATATCGGCAAGGCGCGCATCAACCCCGGCTACTCGCTGATCGGCCGGCTGAAGGGTCTCGCCGAACTGCGCGGCGTCATCCATGCGCTCGGCGCCACGAAGTACCCAACACTGGGATTGAACTGA
- a CDS encoding sugar phosphate isomerase/epimerase: protein MKLLLHTMATPKLDPIGAIELAKKLGYDGVDLVTQANYHCSLSPTAPIEDARALAKAGADRGMPIRALTPYDKAINDPDETVRARAMAGFTRAIEHAAALGADKIRVLAGIDMPDDKWDASLDLLVEQIRKLAAIGAKHGVALNIENHDGSMADTAARTVRIWRAVDRSNVGIIYDPANLIRDKKEDYPESLRMQADGIRHIHLKDYIFAPEYPNGRRAVVPGEGVIPWVGIYRDLRAAGFTGDSSLEYETRWVPEQLPAPEIGLARAQEYLSKCMSGV from the coding sequence ATGAAACTGCTGCTTCACACCATGGCGACGCCGAAACTCGATCCGATCGGCGCGATCGAGCTCGCCAAGAAACTCGGCTATGACGGCGTCGATCTTGTCACGCAGGCCAATTACCATTGCTCGCTGAGCCCGACGGCTCCGATCGAGGACGCGCGCGCCCTCGCCAAGGCGGGCGCCGATCGCGGCATGCCGATCCGCGCCCTCACGCCCTACGACAAGGCGATCAACGACCCCGACGAGACGGTCCGCGCCCGCGCAATGGCGGGCTTTACGCGCGCGATCGAACATGCGGCGGCGCTGGGGGCCGACAAGATCCGCGTTCTCGCCGGGATCGACATGCCGGACGACAAATGGGACGCCTCGCTCGATCTGCTCGTCGAGCAGATCCGTAAGCTCGCGGCCATCGGCGCCAAGCACGGCGTGGCGCTCAACATCGAGAATCACGACGGCTCGATGGCCGATACGGCCGCCCGAACGGTTCGCATCTGGCGCGCGGTCGATCGGTCGAATGTCGGCATCATCTACGATCCCGCCAATCTGATCCGCGACAAGAAGGAGGATTACCCGGAAAGCCTGCGTATGCAGGCCGACGGCATCCGGCATATCCACCTCAAGGACTACATCTTCGCGCCCGAGTATCCGAACGGCCGGCGCGCCGTGGTGCCGGGCGAAGGCGTCATTCCTTGGGTTGGGATCTATCGCGATCTTCGCGCGGCCGGCTTCACCGGCGATTCCTCGCTGGAATACGAAACCCGTTGGGTGCCGGAGCAATTGCCCGCACCCGAAATCGGCCTCGCACGCGCTCAGGAGTATCTCAGCAAATGCATGTCGGGCGTCTGA
- the cysT gene encoding sulfate ABC transporter permease subunit CysT — MSTISASFRRPSILPGFNLAFGFAVTYLSLIVLIPLAGLVIKPIELGWDGFWRVVLDARVWASLRLSFGAAFIAATVNAVFGTILAWVLVRYDFPFRRLLDGIVDLPFALPTAVAGIALTAIYAQNGWIGSWFAPAGIRIAFTPVGVVIALIFIGLPFVVRTIQPVLQDLEPDIEEAAATLGADRWQTIRRVILPALLPAILTGYALAFARAVGEYGSVIFIAGNQPMVSEIAPLLIVVKLEQFDYAGAATIGVMMLIFSFFALLGINLLQAWSRKWAR, encoded by the coding sequence ATGAGCACGATCAGCGCTTCTTTTCGGCGGCCGTCGATCCTGCCAGGCTTCAATCTGGCCTTCGGCTTCGCGGTCACCTATCTGAGCCTGATCGTGCTCATCCCCCTCGCCGGGCTCGTCATCAAGCCCATCGAACTCGGCTGGGATGGGTTCTGGCGCGTGGTTCTGGACGCGCGCGTCTGGGCGTCGCTGCGGTTGAGCTTCGGCGCCGCCTTCATCGCGGCGACCGTCAACGCCGTGTTCGGGACGATCCTCGCCTGGGTGCTCGTTCGTTACGACTTCCCTTTCCGTCGCCTGCTCGACGGCATCGTCGATCTGCCGTTCGCGCTGCCGACGGCCGTCGCCGGTATCGCATTGACCGCGATCTACGCGCAGAACGGCTGGATCGGTTCGTGGTTCGCGCCCGCCGGAATCCGCATCGCCTTCACGCCGGTCGGCGTCGTCATCGCCCTCATCTTCATCGGCCTGCCTTTCGTGGTGCGGACGATCCAGCCGGTCCTGCAGGATCTCGAGCCCGATATCGAGGAAGCCGCCGCGACGCTGGGCGCGGATCGCTGGCAAACGATTCGCCGGGTGATTCTTCCCGCGCTGCTTCCAGCGATCCTCACCGGCTACGCGCTCGCCTTCGCCCGCGCGGTCGGCGAATACGGCTCGGTCATCTTCATCGCCGGCAACCAGCCGATGGTATCCGAGATCGCCCCGCTGCTGATCGTCGTGAAGCTCGAGCAATTCGACTACGCCGGGGCGGCGACGATCGGCGTCATGATGCTGATCTTCTCGTTCTTCGCGCTGCTCGGCATCAATTTGCTGCAAGCTTGGAGCCGCAAATGGGCGCGTTGA
- a CDS encoding sulfate ABC transporter substrate-binding protein → MTLASLSRRSALALGASAIAAGFLPRGVAAQAPTTLTNVSYDPTRELYREYNANFVKLWQSRGNPAIRINTSHGGSGTQARTVIDGLDADVVTLALAYDIDAIAERGILRKDWQAQFPQNSSPYTSTIVFVVRKGNPKNIKDWNDLVKAGVQVVTPNPKTSGGARWNYLAGWGYALRQPGGNENAAREYIRALYRNVPVLDTGARGSTTTFGQRGVGDVFLSWENEAFLILKELGEDKFDIVVPSVSILAEPPVAIVDKNVDRKGSRALAKAYLEHLYSPEGQELAAKHFYRPRDAALLAKNENVFKKVPLFTIDEVFGGWSKAQPTHFGDGGTFDQLYKPAG, encoded by the coding sequence ATGACCCTCGCATCCCTCTCCCGCCGTTCCGCCCTCGCGCTCGGCGCCAGCGCCATCGCCGCCGGTTTCCTGCCGCGCGGCGTCGCCGCGCAGGCGCCGACGACGCTGACGAACGTATCCTATGATCCGACGCGCGAGCTCTATCGCGAGTACAACGCGAACTTCGTCAAGCTCTGGCAATCGCGCGGCAACCCGGCAATCCGCATCAACACCTCGCATGGCGGCTCGGGCACGCAAGCCCGCACCGTGATCGACGGACTCGATGCGGATGTCGTGACGCTGGCGCTCGCCTACGATATCGACGCGATCGCGGAACGCGGCATCCTGCGCAAGGACTGGCAAGCGCAATTCCCGCAAAATTCGTCGCCCTACACCTCAACGATCGTGTTCGTCGTGCGCAAGGGCAATCCGAAGAACATCAAAGACTGGAACGATCTCGTGAAGGCGGGCGTCCAGGTCGTCACGCCGAACCCGAAGACGTCGGGCGGGGCACGCTGGAACTATCTCGCGGGCTGGGGTTACGCGTTGCGCCAGCCGGGCGGCAACGAGAACGCCGCGCGCGAGTACATCCGCGCCCTCTACCGCAACGTGCCCGTGCTCGACACGGGCGCCCGCGGATCGACGACGACGTTCGGCCAGCGCGGCGTGGGCGATGTGTTCCTGTCGTGGGAGAACGAAGCCTTCCTGATTCTGAAGGAATTGGGCGAGGACAAGTTCGACATCGTCGTGCCGTCGGTATCGATCCTGGCCGAGCCGCCCGTCGCGATCGTCGACAAGAACGTCGACCGCAAGGGCAGCCGCGCGCTCGCCAAGGCCTATCTGGAGCATCTCTACTCGCCGGAGGGCCAGGAACTGGCGGCCAAGCATTTCTATCGTCCGCGCGACGCGGCGCTGCTCGCGAAGAACGAAAACGTCTTCAAGAAAGTGCCGCTGTTCACGATCGACGAAGTGTTCGGCGGCTGGTCGAAAGCCCAGCCGACGCATTTCGGCGACGGCGGCACGTTCGACCAACTCTACAAGCCGGCCGGCTGA